A part of Streptomyces sp. NBC_01235 genomic DNA contains:
- a CDS encoding SDR family NAD(P)-dependent oxidoreductase codes for MTDVNTALRLDGRTAWVTGAGKGLGRAVAVALSQAGASVAVTARTAGDLETLEAELGAHGGKVLVLPGSVADSAAMSGLVERIVGWTGRLDALVNCAGISPHFTRSEKVTDEDWQQVLDVNLQGTFYCCREAGKVMLDQGAGSIVNVSSVHASTGFERIAPYAASKGAVEALTRALAVEWADRGVRVNSLAPGYFRTDLSSGLLDSRWGERIVRGTPLGRVGDVEELGGAAVFLASDASRFVTGTTLTVDGGWTAW; via the coding sequence GTGACCGACGTGAACACCGCTCTGCGACTGGACGGCAGGACGGCCTGGGTGACCGGAGCCGGCAAGGGGCTCGGGCGGGCCGTCGCCGTCGCCCTGTCGCAGGCCGGCGCCTCCGTGGCCGTGACCGCGCGGACGGCCGGGGACCTGGAGACACTGGAGGCCGAACTCGGCGCGCACGGCGGCAAGGTGCTGGTGCTGCCCGGCTCCGTCGCGGACTCGGCAGCGATGAGCGGTCTGGTCGAACGCATCGTCGGCTGGACCGGGCGGCTGGACGCGCTCGTCAACTGCGCCGGAATCAGCCCCCACTTCACCCGCAGCGAGAAGGTGACCGACGAGGACTGGCAGCAGGTCCTGGACGTCAACCTCCAGGGGACGTTCTACTGCTGCCGTGAAGCCGGCAAGGTGATGCTGGACCAGGGGGCCGGTTCGATCGTGAACGTCTCGTCGGTGCACGCGAGCACCGGCTTCGAGCGGATCGCCCCGTACGCCGCCAGCAAGGGCGCCGTCGAGGCACTGACCCGGGCGCTCGCCGTGGAGTGGGCGGACCGCGGGGTACGGGTCAACTCCCTTGCGCCCGGCTACTTCCGCACCGACCTCAGCTCGGGGCTGCTGGACAGCCGATGGGGCGAGCGGATCGTGCGCGGCACCCCGCTCGGCCGGGTCGGGGACGTCGAGGAGCTGGGCGGCGCGGCGGTGTTCCTCGCCTCGGACGCCTCGCGGTTCGTGACCGGAACCACCCTCACCGTGGACGGCGGCTGGACCGCCTGGTGA
- a CDS encoding DUF4132 domain-containing protein, which yields MGWVSAGDYEVALDDGKVVCRNAAGRRLKSVPPKIADDPAVVGLRQLTEWLERHERRCLADVERWMVRSLPVPLAVVARVWPDPAWQAALRDLVVTGADGEVAGFLRDADPERGLGLVDLDGDTVRISPDLVRLPHPVLLDDLEELREFAVELGVEQRAQQLFREVWQRPATLDAESTAVEEYAGGVFKEQRFLHGRVTQLGHRVRGGHAVTSVLEDGRTVEARVWVGDYEGYEQAETGPLVFTDSAGRALKLGQVGPVAWSEGMRMAAALYAGRDIEDEEQAA from the coding sequence ATGGGGTGGGTGTCGGCCGGCGACTACGAAGTCGCTCTCGACGACGGCAAGGTGGTGTGCCGCAACGCGGCCGGGCGGCGGTTGAAGTCCGTACCTCCCAAGATCGCCGACGATCCGGCGGTGGTGGGCCTGCGTCAGCTCACCGAGTGGCTGGAGCGGCACGAACGCCGGTGTCTGGCCGACGTGGAGCGGTGGATGGTGCGCTCACTGCCCGTGCCGCTCGCCGTCGTCGCGCGGGTGTGGCCCGACCCCGCGTGGCAGGCAGCCCTGCGCGACCTCGTCGTCACGGGGGCCGACGGCGAGGTGGCGGGGTTCCTGCGGGACGCCGACCCCGAGCGCGGCCTCGGCCTGGTCGACCTCGACGGCGACACCGTCCGCATCTCCCCGGACCTCGTCCGTCTCCCGCACCCCGTGCTCCTCGACGACCTGGAGGAACTGCGGGAGTTCGCCGTCGAACTCGGCGTCGAGCAGCGCGCCCAGCAGCTGTTCCGCGAGGTGTGGCAGCGGCCCGCCACGCTCGACGCGGAGAGCACCGCCGTCGAGGAGTACGCCGGCGGAGTGTTCAAGGAGCAGCGGTTCCTGCACGGCCGGGTCACCCAGCTCGGCCACCGCGTGCGCGGCGGCCACGCCGTCACGTCCGTCCTGGAGGACGGCCGCACCGTCGAGGCCCGGGTGTGGGTCGGCGACTACGAGGGCTACGAGCAGGCGGAGACCGGCCCCCTGGTGTTCACCGACTCCGCCGGCCGGGCGCTGAAGCTCGGTCAGGTCGGGCCGGTGGCCTGGTCGGAGGGCATGCGCATGGCGGCCGCGCTGTACGCCGGGCGGGACATCGAGGACGAGGAGCAAGCGGCATGA
- a CDS encoding ATP-binding protein — MTSTALSPDPVRQIVPPEDRYAAELAFLAAYDDGPRPPAWRLTPRGVVTFVMGSDGRALKLPEGVEAPDGVPRRLVVEGKFVGDRALVERCVVTLAGERGLLLVGEPGTAKSMLSELLSTAVCGTSGLVVQGTAGTTEDQLKYGWNYALLLAQGPSRQALVPSPVLTAMSRGAIARVEEVTRCLPEVQDSLVSLLSERRIAVPELAGTDDALAHAAPGFNLIATANLRDRGVSEMSAALKRRFNFETVGPIPDLDAETALVRSQARASVERAGAPFQVDDAVLEALVTAFRDLREGRSAEGWEVERPSTVMSTAEAVSVAGALALAAAYFPGDRDVLGLLPGHLLGVVRKDDPADAARLRGYWDGPVRRRAEQGSATWRTLWDLRTVLEG, encoded by the coding sequence ATGACCAGCACCGCCCTGTCCCCCGACCCCGTCCGCCAGATCGTCCCGCCCGAGGACCGGTACGCCGCCGAGCTGGCCTTCCTCGCCGCGTACGACGACGGGCCGCGCCCGCCCGCGTGGCGGCTCACCCCGCGCGGCGTCGTCACGTTCGTCATGGGCAGCGACGGCCGCGCCCTGAAGCTGCCCGAGGGTGTCGAGGCGCCCGACGGGGTGCCTCGCCGGCTGGTGGTGGAGGGCAAGTTCGTCGGCGACCGGGCGTTGGTGGAGCGGTGTGTGGTCACGCTGGCCGGTGAGCGCGGGCTGCTGCTCGTCGGCGAGCCCGGTACCGCCAAGTCGATGCTGTCCGAGCTGCTGTCCACCGCCGTGTGCGGCACCAGCGGCCTGGTCGTGCAGGGCACGGCGGGTACGACGGAGGACCAGCTCAAGTACGGCTGGAACTACGCCCTGTTGCTGGCGCAGGGGCCGAGCCGGCAGGCGCTGGTGCCCTCGCCGGTGCTGACCGCCATGTCCCGGGGCGCCATCGCCCGCGTCGAGGAGGTCACGCGGTGTCTGCCCGAGGTGCAGGACTCCCTGGTCTCGCTGTTGTCGGAGCGGCGCATCGCCGTACCCGAACTGGCGGGCACGGACGACGCGTTGGCGCATGCCGCGCCGGGTTTCAACCTGATCGCCACGGCCAACCTGCGCGACAGGGGCGTCTCGGAGATGTCCGCGGCCCTCAAGCGCCGCTTCAACTTCGAGACGGTCGGCCCGATTCCGGACCTGGACGCGGAGACAGCGCTGGTGCGCAGTCAGGCGCGGGCCTCGGTGGAGCGGGCCGGGGCGCCCTTCCAGGTCGACGACGCCGTGCTGGAGGCTCTGGTCACCGCGTTCCGCGATCTGCGTGAGGGCCGTTCGGCGGAGGGCTGGGAGGTGGAGCGGCCGTCCACGGTGATGAGCACCGCGGAGGCCGTGTCCGTCGCGGGCGCGCTGGCACTCGCGGCGGCGTACTTCCCGGGAGACCGTGACGTGCTGGGCCTGCTGCCGGGGCATCTGCTCGGTGTCGTCCGCAAGGACGACCCGGCCGACGCGGCCCGGCTGCGCGGCTACTGGGACGGTCCCGTCCGCCGCCGCGCCGAACAGGGCTCCGCCACCTGGCGCACCCTGTGGGACCTGCGCACGGTCCTGGAGGGCTGA
- a CDS encoding acyl-CoA synthetase, translated as MHNFASILDYHRIQRPDAVAVLQGDRRLTVRELHERVNRLAAGLTELGVRRGDIVGLLLYNQPEFLELVYAVNRIGAVFLPLNYRLSEEEWRYILGHARAKVVVTEPEFVRAVDRIAEDLDTLEHRIQVGGTAAVEGPWTGYEELLARHHGARVEPVDVEPGDLQRLMYTSGTTSRPKGVCITHGNVQAKNLAQIVHFGLTSADTTLVCGPLYHVGGLDMPALATLYAGGSVVLQRKFDAAGALRAIQEHGVTNAWLAPVMVNAVLEVPDRESYDTTSMRFIVGGGEKTPEPVLRRIMNAFPNAWFADAYGLTETVSGDTFLDRAHGLTKLGSVGRPVPHTRVRIVDDIGKEVPAGELGEITLRGPKVFTGYWHDEKATAAALRDGWFHTGDIGHVDEDGFLYIDDRKKDMIVSGGENIATPEVERVLYEHPAVLEAAVVGLAHPRWGEVPRAFVVFRPGADAGADELREFCRSRLAGFKVPVRFDVVDELPRTPSGKVLKRTLRDIPTEDGS; from the coding sequence GTGCACAATTTCGCGAGCATCCTCGATTACCACCGGATCCAACGGCCCGACGCCGTCGCCGTCCTCCAGGGGGACCGGCGCCTGACCGTGCGCGAGCTGCACGAGCGGGTGAACCGTCTGGCCGCCGGCCTGACGGAGCTGGGCGTCCGGCGCGGTGACATCGTGGGACTGCTGCTCTACAACCAGCCCGAGTTCCTGGAGCTGGTCTACGCCGTCAACCGGATCGGCGCGGTCTTCCTGCCGCTGAACTACCGATTGTCGGAGGAGGAGTGGCGGTACATTCTGGGCCACGCCCGCGCCAAGGTCGTCGTGACCGAGCCGGAGTTCGTGCGGGCGGTGGACCGGATCGCCGAGGACCTGGACACGCTGGAGCACCGGATCCAGGTCGGCGGCACGGCCGCCGTGGAGGGGCCCTGGACCGGTTACGAGGAGTTGCTCGCCCGGCATCACGGCGCCCGGGTGGAGCCGGTGGACGTCGAGCCGGGCGATCTCCAGCGCCTGATGTACACCTCGGGCACCACCTCGCGCCCCAAGGGCGTGTGCATCACCCACGGCAATGTGCAGGCGAAGAACCTGGCCCAGATCGTCCACTTCGGCCTGACCTCGGCGGACACCACCCTGGTGTGCGGGCCGCTCTACCACGTGGGCGGCCTCGACATGCCCGCGCTGGCCACCCTGTACGCCGGAGGGAGCGTGGTCCTGCAACGGAAGTTCGACGCGGCGGGTGCCCTGCGGGCGATCCAGGAACACGGCGTCACCAACGCGTGGCTGGCGCCCGTCATGGTCAACGCCGTGCTGGAGGTCCCGGACCGGGAGTCGTACGACACCACCTCGATGCGCTTCATCGTGGGCGGCGGCGAGAAGACCCCCGAGCCGGTCCTGCGGCGGATCATGAACGCCTTCCCCAACGCCTGGTTCGCCGACGCCTACGGGCTGACCGAGACGGTGTCGGGCGACACCTTCCTCGACCGCGCGCACGGGCTGACCAAGCTGGGCTCGGTCGGACGTCCGGTGCCGCACACGCGCGTGCGGATCGTCGACGACATCGGCAAGGAGGTCCCGGCGGGCGAACTCGGCGAGATCACCCTGCGCGGACCGAAGGTCTTCACGGGCTACTGGCACGACGAGAAGGCCACGGCCGCCGCCCTCAGGGACGGCTGGTTCCACACCGGGGACATCGGGCACGTAGACGAGGACGGCTTCCTCTACATCGACGACCGCAAGAAGGACATGATCGTCTCGGGCGGCGAGAACATCGCCACGCCGGAGGTGGAACGTGTCCTGTACGAGCACCCCGCGGTGCTGGAGGCGGCCGTCGTCGGCCTGGCCCATCCCCGCTGGGGCGAGGTCCCGCGCGCGTTCGTGGTGTTCCGGCCGGGGGCGGACGCGGGGGCGGACGAACTGCGCGAGTTCTGCCGGTCCCGGCTGGCCGGGTTCAAGGTGCCCGTCCGCTTCGACGTCGTCGACGAACTGCCCCGCACTCCCTCGGGGAAGGTCCTCAAGCGCACCCTGCGCGACATCCCGACGGAGGACGGCTCGTGA
- a CDS encoding DinB family protein: MSDSTTLDQTATGERADLLEVLAKQRHFLRFTTRDLTDEQAGQRTTAGELCLGGLIKHVTSVERGWVDFILEGPSAMPDFTSMTEEDFAKRADEFRMLPGETLAGVLKEYTEVARRTDELVVSLPDLNADHPLPAAPWFEPGVRWSARRVLLHIVAETAQHAGHADIIRESLDGAKSMG, from the coding sequence ATGAGCGACTCCACCACCCTCGACCAGACCGCCACCGGCGAGCGCGCCGACCTGCTGGAGGTGCTCGCCAAGCAGCGGCACTTCCTGCGCTTCACCACCCGCGACCTCACCGACGAGCAGGCCGGACAGCGGACCACCGCCGGCGAGCTGTGTCTCGGCGGCCTGATCAAGCACGTGACCTCGGTCGAGCGGGGCTGGGTGGACTTCATCCTGGAGGGCCCGTCGGCGATGCCCGACTTCACCAGCATGACCGAGGAGGACTTCGCCAAGCGGGCCGACGAGTTCCGGATGCTGCCCGGTGAGACGTTGGCGGGGGTGCTGAAGGAGTACACCGAGGTGGCGCGCCGTACCGACGAACTGGTCGTGTCCCTGCCCGACCTCAACGCGGACCACCCGCTGCCGGCGGCGCCGTGGTTCGAGCCGGGCGTGCGCTGGTCGGCCCGCCGGGTCCTGCTGCACATCGTCGCCGAGACCGCACAGCACGCGGGCCACGCCGACATCATCCGCGAGTCCCTGGACGGGGCGAAGAGCATGGGCTGA
- a CDS encoding DUF5682 family protein has protein sequence MSLHPTAPGAPDEALAALTDPAAPYLIGVRHHAPSLAAAVPALLDEAKPDVVLVELPAEMQEWLPWLGHEETRAPVALAAAPGDGRGGGGPAFYPFADFSPELAAVRWAARHGVPVIACDLPLADAAWGEGRDGGTAQGGSRGLTDALRARLTGRPGDDLWDRLVEATAPGSPPEALRRAALLTGWALREDAVASGGVPELDLRRERWMRSRISEATTHGERAAVIIGAFHAPALTGTSIIGRSTVADRTGVERTESSVPSDDGRAGTSDPAGDARTEASDRPLGGHTRTPDPTADKRTEAPLPTDNGHDDPSDSGSDPETMASDTAVRKQNGASASPDNGPAKTPDPTADKRTEAPLPTDKRHDGPSDWPGDGRAEAADPGGGGRAAAPRPTGGGQGGASVPVGRKGPAAGDPGRASWTTSLIPYSYALLDERSGYPAGIRDPEWQDMVLRAAGDPAALEEALTRAAVRVCAELRGLGHPSGPADAREISRLASDLARLRGLPAAGRGELVEAVQTVLAQGEPYGRGRAVARAMEHVLVGTRTGRPAPDAPRSGLAPAVEDEVAGLGLPGPESASGPARDLRLDPLRSDLDRRRELLLRRLTVCGVPYGEAREVVGAGGAEALTSRWEVRWTPATAAMLTAAGVRGVTAAQAAEGVLRERRRAERDAGGSTAAQVLQGLMDAAQCGLPPLADERLDDVAEVLPQAGALPELLSALALLDRLRAGHVPGLGADHDRTARAAGVAELLTAAAVRQVDGLTGSEDPADAHALLELSHRADLLGGIRLTDALARLAADGSPLMRGAAGAVRVLLGQEDARAFGDRVASWVDGAVDPDTRSALTARLGGLLTAAGPLLEAAVPALEPLLNRVSELPDREFLDRLPALRGGFETLSPAARDRLLAAVEERLDTGHVTDTDGVDPAALAVWTGADLAARAALRSLGLLPGPRGDAQSPTPTALTPDAVADALTNDVEACEKEDRLLAPADRWRLVLGRRSDRLPSSARSLATALDELYGSGRGEGSRGDLTGPGAGGGRDVPYPGVREWSQELAALFGPGIREEVLAAAAASGRNDVLTELDADSVRPSVELLRTVLRHAGGLPEARLAALRPLVRRLVDALTRQLATRLRPALHGTTLPRPSRRPGGGLDLPRTLRANLATARRGPDGTVRVIPERPVFRTRARRAADWRLILVTDVSGSMEASTVWAALTASVLAGVPTLSTHFLAFSTEVIDLTGQVGDPLSLLLEVSVGGGTHIAAGLRHARELVTVPSRTLVVVVSDFEEGYPLGGLLAEVRALVGAGCHVLGCASLDDTGRPRYSTGVAGQLVAAGMPVAALSPLELARWVGEKIA, from the coding sequence GTGTCCCTCCACCCCACCGCACCGGGCGCCCCGGACGAGGCCCTCGCCGCCCTCACCGACCCGGCCGCGCCCTACCTCATCGGCGTACGGCACCACGCGCCCTCGCTGGCCGCCGCCGTGCCCGCGCTGCTGGACGAGGCGAAGCCGGACGTGGTGCTCGTCGAGCTGCCGGCCGAGATGCAGGAGTGGCTGCCCTGGCTCGGGCACGAGGAGACCCGGGCCCCGGTCGCGCTCGCCGCGGCGCCCGGTGACGGGAGGGGCGGCGGGGGCCCGGCGTTCTATCCGTTCGCGGACTTCTCGCCCGAGCTGGCCGCCGTGCGCTGGGCCGCCCGGCACGGCGTCCCGGTGATCGCCTGCGACCTGCCCCTCGCGGACGCCGCGTGGGGCGAGGGGCGCGACGGCGGCACGGCGCAGGGTGGTTCGCGCGGGCTCACCGACGCACTCCGCGCCCGCCTCACGGGCCGCCCCGGCGACGACCTGTGGGACCGGCTCGTCGAGGCCACCGCCCCGGGCTCCCCACCCGAGGCCCTGCGCCGGGCGGCCCTGCTGACGGGGTGGGCGCTGCGCGAGGACGCGGTGGCCTCCGGCGGGGTACCCGAGCTGGACCTGCGGCGCGAGCGGTGGATGCGGTCCCGCATCAGCGAGGCCACCACCCACGGCGAACGGGCCGCCGTGATCATCGGCGCCTTCCACGCACCGGCGTTGACGGGGACGTCCATCATCGGACGAAGCACGGTCGCCGACCGGACCGGGGTGGAGCGGACCGAGTCCTCCGTCCCGAGCGACGACGGGCGAGCCGGAACCTCCGACCCGGCCGGCGACGCGCGAACCGAGGCGTCCGACCGGCCCCTCGGCGGACACACCAGGACACCGGACCCGACCGCGGACAAGCGAACCGAAGCTCCCCTCCCCACCGACAACGGGCACGACGATCCGTCCGACTCGGGCAGCGACCCGGAAACCATGGCGTCCGACACAGCCGTGCGCAAGCAGAACGGCGCGTCCGCCTCACCCGACAACGGACCTGCCAAGACACCCGACCCGACCGCCGACAAGCGAACCGAAGCTCCCCTCCCCACCGACAAGAGGCACGACGGTCCGTCCGACTGGCCCGGCGACGGGCGGGCCGAGGCGGCCGACCCGGGCGGCGGCGGGCGGGCCGCAGCGCCCCGACCGACCGGCGGCGGGCAGGGCGGTGCCTCCGTCCCGGTTGGCCGGAAGGGGCCCGCAGCCGGCGACCCGGGGCGGGCTTCGTGGACCACCTCGTTGATCCCCTACTCCTATGCGCTCCTGGACGAGCGCTCCGGCTATCCGGCGGGGATTCGGGACCCGGAGTGGCAGGACATGGTGTTGCGGGCAGCGGGGGATCCGGCGGCGTTGGAGGAGGCGCTGACGCGGGCGGCCGTGCGGGTGTGTGCGGAGTTGCGGGGGCTCGGGCATCCGTCCGGGCCGGCCGACGCGCGTGAGATCAGTCGGCTCGCCTCGGACCTCGCCAGGCTGCGCGGGCTGCCCGCGGCGGGCCGGGGCGAGTTGGTCGAGGCGGTGCAGACGGTCCTCGCGCAGGGGGAACCGTACGGGCGGGGGCGGGCCGTGGCGCGGGCGATGGAGCACGTGCTCGTCGGCACGCGTACCGGCCGGCCCGCGCCGGACGCACCACGCAGTGGTCTCGCCCCGGCGGTGGAGGACGAGGTGGCGGGGCTGGGCCTGCCCGGACCGGAGAGCGCCTCCGGCCCGGCCCGGGATCTACGGCTCGACCCGCTGCGGTCGGACCTCGACCGGCGTCGTGAGCTGCTGTTGCGGCGGCTGACGGTGTGCGGGGTGCCGTACGGGGAGGCGAGGGAGGTCGTCGGCGCGGGCGGCGCCGAGGCCCTCACCTCCCGTTGGGAGGTGCGCTGGACGCCGGCGACGGCGGCCATGCTGACCGCGGCCGGCGTGCGCGGGGTCACCGCGGCCCAGGCCGCCGAGGGCGTGCTGCGCGAACGGCGGCGCGCGGAGCGGGACGCGGGCGGGTCGACGGCCGCCCAGGTGCTGCAAGGGCTCATGGACGCCGCGCAGTGCGGGCTGCCGCCGCTCGCGGACGAGCGGCTCGACGACGTCGCCGAGGTGCTGCCCCAGGCCGGTGCCCTGCCCGAACTCCTTTCCGCACTGGCCCTGCTGGACCGGCTGCGGGCCGGTCACGTACCGGGGCTGGGCGCCGACCATGACCGTACGGCGCGGGCGGCCGGCGTCGCCGAACTGCTCACCGCGGCGGCGGTGCGGCAGGTGGACGGCCTGACCGGTTCCGAGGACCCCGCCGACGCCCACGCCCTGCTGGAACTCTCCCACCGCGCCGACCTGTTGGGCGGAATCCGGCTCACCGACGCCCTCGCCCGGCTGGCCGCCGACGGCTCCCCGCTGATGCGTGGTGCCGCCGGAGCCGTCCGGGTGCTGCTCGGGCAGGAGGACGCCCGGGCCTTCGGCGACCGTGTCGCCTCTTGGGTCGACGGAGCCGTCGATCCCGACACGCGGTCGGCGCTGACTGCCCGGCTGGGCGGGCTGCTGACCGCCGCGGGCCCGCTGTTGGAGGCCGCGGTACCGGCACTGGAGCCCCTGCTCAACCGTGTCTCGGAGCTGCCCGACCGGGAGTTCCTGGACCGGCTTCCCGCGCTGCGGGGCGGTTTCGAGACGCTGAGCCCCGCGGCCCGCGACCGTCTCCTCGCGGCCGTCGAGGAACGCCTCGACACCGGGCATGTCACCGACACCGACGGCGTCGACCCTGCCGCGCTCGCCGTTTGGACCGGAGCGGACCTCGCGGCCCGCGCCGCCCTGCGGTCACTGGGGCTGCTGCCCGGGCCACGCGGCGACGCCCAGTCGCCCACCCCCACGGCCCTCACCCCTGACGCCGTCGCTGACGCCCTCACCAACGACGTCGAGGCCTGCGAGAAGGAGGATCGCCTCCTCGCCCCGGCCGACCGCTGGCGGCTCGTCCTGGGCCGCCGCAGCGACCGACTCCCTTCGTCCGCCCGCTCGTTGGCGACGGCTCTGGACGAGCTGTACGGCAGCGGGCGCGGCGAGGGCAGCCGTGGGGACCTGACGGGTCCGGGGGCCGGCGGCGGCCGGGACGTGCCGTATCCCGGGGTGCGGGAGTGGTCGCAAGAGCTGGCGGCGCTGTTCGGGCCGGGCATCCGGGAGGAGGTGCTGGCGGCAGCCGCCGCGTCGGGCCGCAACGACGTGCTCACGGAGCTGGACGCGGACAGCGTGCGCCCCTCGGTCGAGCTGCTGCGTACGGTGCTGCGGCACGCGGGCGGGCTGCCCGAGGCCCGGCTGGCCGCGCTGCGTCCGCTCGTCCGGCGGCTGGTCGACGCGTTGACCCGGCAGCTCGCCACCCGGTTGCGGCCCGCTCTGCACGGCACGACGCTGCCGCGCCCCAGCCGGCGTCCGGGCGGCGGCCTCGACCTGCCCCGCACGCTGCGCGCCAACCTGGCGACCGCGCGGCGCGGCCCGGACGGCACGGTCCGGGTCATCCCCGAGCGCCCGGTGTTCCGTACCCGGGCTCGGCGTGCCGCCGACTGGCGACTGATCCTGGTCACGGACGTGTCGGGGTCCATGGAGGCGTCCACGGTGTGGGCCGCGCTGACGGCCTCGGTGCTGGCCGGGGTGCCGACTCTGTCCACGCACTTCCTGGCGTTCTCCACGGAGGTCATCGACCTCACCGGCCAGGTCGGGGACCCGTTGTCGCTGCTGCTGGAGGTGAGCGTCGGCGGCGGCACGCACATCGCGGCGGGGCTGCGGCACGCGCGTGAGCTCGTCACCGTGCCGTCGCGGACCCTCGTCGTGGTCGTCAGCGACTTCGAGGAGGGTTACCCGCTCGGCGGACTGCTCGCCGAGGTGCGCGCGCTGGTCGGGGCGGGCTGTCACGTCCTGGGCTGCGCGAGCCTCGACGACACCGGCCGACCGCGCTACTCCACGGGCGTCGCGGGTCAGCTCGTCGCCGCGGGCATGCCCGTCGCCGCCCTCAGTCCGCTCGAACTCGCCCGCTGGGTAGGGGAGAAGATCGCATGA